In Microbacterium maritypicum, the following are encoded in one genomic region:
- the phnE gene encoding phosphonate ABC transporter, permease protein PhnE, whose protein sequence is MTILADRPRTAAASTVAERAPKRPISPERIAASLTLVALVVLGILAVREVDISIPAMVQSWGNAENFMARVGGLSFPEPADLAWLIALTVGLVLVGTLLAAVLSVPIAYLAASNTTPGNGWRAAARFIGVLTRALPDVVLAMAFVLMFSLGTLPGILAIGIHSIGMISKMFADAIEQIDEGPRLAIRAAGGSKMQEFSAGILPQVLPSWVATVLHRNDINLRGSVVLGYVGVAGLGLEMSYAFKSLNYGKGLGIALVIFILCIVMEIVSSLVRGAMLGEQRHTRSWMDRMLHPRLSTHAAAAPAGRPAWATSPQTAVRRPWTAQRVRHTIAGVVAVLVVIGSVVVSQINWMDFVTFWAKLPEVAARFWPPSFGSYDASAMFEAMRDTVAIALAATVLTLLPSILLGSLAARNVAPSPGARGTARLLLVGIRGIPELILAIVLVVITGLGAQAGVIALAIGGIGLLGKLIADSFEEVDRGPERALRAVGATRLQTYTSATVPQGMQALIGHSFYMLDTNIRAATILGIVGGGGVGYYLLNASQGSRYETVTAIVLMILATVLVVEGLAMWMRKVFR, encoded by the coding sequence ATGACGATCCTCGCCGACCGTCCGCGCACCGCAGCGGCCTCGACGGTCGCCGAGCGGGCTCCGAAGCGACCGATCTCGCCGGAGCGCATCGCGGCGTCCCTCACTCTGGTCGCGCTCGTCGTGCTCGGCATCCTCGCCGTTCGCGAGGTCGACATCTCCATCCCGGCGATGGTGCAGAGCTGGGGCAACGCCGAGAACTTCATGGCGCGTGTGGGCGGCCTCTCGTTCCCCGAGCCCGCCGACCTGGCCTGGCTCATCGCCCTGACCGTCGGCCTCGTGCTCGTCGGCACCCTGCTCGCCGCGGTGCTGTCGGTGCCGATCGCCTACCTCGCCGCATCCAACACGACGCCGGGGAACGGCTGGCGCGCCGCCGCCCGGTTCATCGGCGTCCTCACCCGCGCTCTGCCCGACGTGGTGCTCGCGATGGCGTTCGTGCTGATGTTCTCGCTCGGCACGCTCCCGGGCATCCTCGCCATCGGCATCCACTCGATCGGCATGATCTCGAAGATGTTCGCCGACGCGATCGAGCAGATCGATGAAGGCCCCCGTCTCGCGATCCGCGCCGCGGGCGGCTCGAAGATGCAGGAGTTCAGCGCCGGCATCCTGCCGCAGGTACTGCCCAGCTGGGTGGCGACGGTCTTGCACCGCAACGACATCAACCTGCGCGGCAGCGTGGTGCTCGGCTACGTCGGCGTCGCCGGCCTCGGCCTCGAGATGTCGTACGCCTTCAAGTCGCTCAACTACGGCAAGGGGCTGGGCATCGCCCTGGTCATCTTCATCCTCTGCATCGTGATGGAGATCGTCTCCAGTTTGGTCCGCGGGGCGATGCTCGGCGAGCAGAGGCACACCCGCTCCTGGATGGACCGGATGCTGCATCCGCGACTCAGCACCCACGCCGCAGCGGCACCCGCGGGACGCCCGGCATGGGCCACCAGCCCGCAGACCGCGGTGCGCCGCCCCTGGACGGCGCAGCGTGTGCGTCACACGATCGCCGGTGTCGTCGCCGTGCTCGTCGTGATCGGCAGCGTCGTGGTCAGCCAGATCAACTGGATGGACTTCGTCACGTTCTGGGCCAAGCTGCCCGAGGTCGCCGCCCGGTTCTGGCCGCCGTCGTTCGGAAGCTACGACGCGAGCGCGATGTTCGAGGCCATGCGCGACACGGTCGCGATCGCGCTCGCCGCGACCGTGCTCACCCTGCTCCCGTCGATCCTGCTCGGCTCCCTCGCCGCACGCAACGTCGCTCCCAGCCCGGGGGCGCGCGGAACGGCGCGACTGCTGCTCGTCGGCATCCGCGGCATCCCCGAGCTGATCCTCGCGATCGTGCTCGTCGTCATCACGGGCCTCGGTGCGCAGGCGGGCGTCATCGCCCTCGCGATCGGCGGCATCGGACTGCTCGGGAAGCTCATCGCCGACTCGTTCGAAGAGGTGGACCGCGGCCCCGAGCGGGCGCTGCGCGCGGTCGGCGCGACGCGTCTGCAGACCTACACCTCGGCCACCGTGCCGCAGGGGATGCAGGCGCTCATCGGCCACAGCTTCTACATGCTCGACACGAACATCCGCGCGGCGACGATCCTCGGCATCGTCGGCGGCGGAGGAGTGGGGTACTACCTGCTCAATGCCAGCCAGGGTTCGCGCTACGAGACCGTGACCGCGATCGTCCTGATGATCCTCGCCACCGTGCTCGTGGTCGAAGGGCTCGCCATGTGGATGCGGAAGGTGTTCCGATGA
- a CDS encoding CinA family protein — protein sequence MTDHIERLSDLARERGLRVAVAESLTSGRLANTVGSGADASEWFAGGVVAYLTDVKERVLGLVPGTDPCSAACAEQLAIGARDLLDADLCVSTTGVGGPDPDGGHPPGTVYLGWATPDAVGHRRLALTGDPEEVLATTVEAAVRLLAFHAEGLRPAGPRRSPQQTA from the coding sequence GTGACGGATCACATCGAACGACTGAGCGACCTCGCCCGCGAGCGGGGGCTGCGTGTGGCTGTGGCGGAGTCCCTCACCTCGGGCCGGCTGGCGAACACCGTCGGTTCCGGGGCAGACGCGTCGGAGTGGTTCGCGGGCGGCGTCGTGGCGTATCTGACGGATGTGAAGGAGCGGGTGCTCGGACTGGTCCCCGGGACGGACCCGTGCTCTGCAGCGTGCGCCGAGCAGCTCGCCATCGGAGCGCGCGATCTGCTCGACGCCGACCTCTGCGTGTCGACGACCGGCGTCGGCGGGCCGGATCCCGACGGCGGCCATCCGCCCGGGACGGTGTACCTCGGGTGGGCCACCCCCGACGCGGTCGGACACCGCCGCCTGGCGCTGACGGGCGATCCCGAGGAGGTCCTCGCCACGACGGTCGAGGCCGCCGTCCGGCTCCTGGCCTTCCATGCAGAGGGCCTGCGACCCGCCGGGCCCCGCCGAAGCCCGCAGCAGACCGCGTAG
- a CDS encoding SDR family oxidoreductase: protein MTDDTSDPRHAHREEGFPAQQQDQPGLTELTRPDPDHGEESYVGHGRLAGRRALITGGDSGIGRAVAIAFAREGADVAIAHMPEEQDDAEDTLALVREAGRTGVSFAGDLRDEAFATDIVARTRSELGGLDTLVLNAAYQHDIDGFENLATDRMRRVFDTNLVGLLFSARAAYPDLEPGASIIVTASVQAFNPSPGLIDYAMTKAAQVAFVKALAEEAGPRGIRVNAVAPGPIWTPLIPATGWDAERLATFGQDTPLGRAGQPAELASAYVYLASNESSYTSGSVIAVTGGKPL, encoded by the coding sequence ATGACCGACGACACTTCCGACCCCCGGCACGCGCATCGCGAAGAAGGCTTCCCCGCGCAGCAGCAGGACCAGCCCGGGCTCACGGAGCTGACACGTCCCGACCCCGATCACGGCGAGGAGAGCTACGTCGGCCACGGCCGGCTGGCGGGGCGCCGAGCGCTCATCACCGGCGGGGACTCCGGCATCGGGCGAGCCGTCGCGATCGCCTTCGCGCGCGAGGGCGCCGATGTCGCGATCGCGCACATGCCGGAGGAGCAGGACGACGCGGAGGACACTCTGGCCCTGGTCCGTGAGGCCGGACGCACGGGGGTGAGCTTCGCCGGAGATCTGCGCGACGAGGCCTTCGCCACCGACATCGTCGCCCGCACGCGGAGCGAGCTCGGCGGACTCGACACGCTCGTGCTCAACGCCGCGTACCAGCACGACATCGACGGCTTCGAGAACCTGGCGACCGACCGGATGCGGCGCGTGTTCGACACGAACCTCGTCGGTCTGCTGTTCTCCGCCCGCGCGGCGTACCCCGACCTCGAGCCCGGCGCGAGCATCATCGTGACGGCATCCGTCCAGGCGTTCAACCCGTCTCCGGGCCTCATCGACTACGCGATGACCAAGGCCGCGCAGGTGGCGTTCGTGAAGGCGCTCGCCGAGGAGGCGGGCCCCCGAGGCATCCGGGTGAACGCGGTCGCTCCCGGTCCGATCTGGACGCCGTTGATCCCCGCGACCGGCTGGGACGCGGAGAGGCTGGCGACCTTCGGGCAGGACACGCCCCTCGGACGCGCGGGTCAGCCGGCGGAGCTCGCCAGCGCCTACGTGTACCTCGCCTCGAACGAGTCCTCGTACACTTCCGGCTCGGTGATCGCGGTGACGGGCGGCAAGCCGCTCTGA
- a CDS encoding phosphate/phosphite/phosphonate ABC transporter substrate-binding protein yields MKLRALPALAGVALLALGLAACSGSAEATGTPGADESSAASGFAVDENTLVFGVVPDSVDTETNYQPLMDYIADLTGKTVEYHESTDYAALIEAAVAGKVDVASFSGFTYVTATNNGAKLTPISSIVTDEGQEPGYYSQAIVPVDSDIKSLEDFQGKKVCFVDPSSTSGYLFPSYNLIEAGIDPKTDITPVFAGKHDVSVTKVGEGVECEVGFAEDSEVEKSDKVKVVAETMVPGAPLVYSSTLPEEVSKQLVDGLSEVTIDDIIAAGIDSADSDSFRSVFYATKPVDDAYYDLIRDICKETEAEQCQG; encoded by the coding sequence ATGAAGCTTCGCGCTCTCCCCGCCCTCGCCGGCGTCGCGCTCCTCGCCCTCGGCCTCGCCGCCTGCTCCGGCTCCGCCGAGGCCACCGGCACTCCCGGCGCCGACGAATCGTCCGCTGCGAGCGGCTTCGCGGTCGACGAGAACACCCTCGTCTTCGGCGTCGTCCCCGACTCGGTCGACACCGAGACGAACTACCAGCCGCTCATGGACTACATCGCCGACCTCACCGGCAAGACCGTCGAATACCACGAGTCCACCGACTACGCGGCGCTCATCGAGGCCGCCGTCGCCGGCAAGGTCGACGTCGCCTCGTTCTCCGGCTTCACCTACGTCACCGCCACCAACAACGGTGCCAAGCTCACCCCCATCTCCTCCATCGTCACGGACGAGGGCCAGGAGCCCGGCTACTACTCGCAGGCGATCGTCCCCGTCGACAGCGACATCAAGAGCCTCGAGGACTTCCAGGGCAAGAAGGTCTGCTTCGTGGACCCGTCTTCGACCTCGGGCTACCTGTTCCCGTCGTACAACCTGATCGAGGCCGGCATCGACCCGAAGACCGACATCACTCCGGTCTTCGCCGGCAAGCACGATGTGAGCGTGACCAAGGTCGGCGAGGGCGTCGAGTGCGAGGTCGGCTTCGCCGAGGACTCCGAGGTCGAGAAGTCGGACAAGGTCAAGGTCGTCGCCGAGACGATGGTCCCCGGCGCCCCGCTCGTGTACTCGTCGACGCTTCCGGAGGAGGTCTCGAAGCAGCTCGTCGACGGACTCTCCGAGGTCACGATCGACGACATCATCGCCGCCGGCATCGACAGCGCCGACAGCGACTCCTTCCGCAGCGTCTTCTACGCCACGAAGCCGGTCGACGACGCCTACTACGACCTGATCCGCGACATCTGCAAGGAGACCGAAGCGGAGCAGTGCCAGGGCTGA
- a CDS encoding alcohol dehydrogenase catalytic domain-containing protein — protein MGTLLIRPPGHRRDVTLRPAATAMVWIGEGHPHETIAVPGVALADGDVLVAVEMSTICGSDVHTVQGRRSAPTPLVLGHESVGRVIATGDTGANAVDGTPLRIGDRVVWSVTISCASCDRCLRGMPQKCRSLGKYGHDRVGAHGDLTGAFASHVQLREGTAIVRVPEALPAAVLAPAGCATATAWAAVARAARDHDLDGAAVRIHGAGLVGLSAAAIAAEQGATVEVLDPNPDRRALAARFGATSLDREPDVVIEASGHAVGEALAGVTVGGTVVLVGSVFPADPVPFDAESIVRRLVTVAGIHNYTGAELAAAVAFLAGRGRAYPFGDAVGAVRGLHEIDAALEEATAAGAPLRIGLLPGH, from the coding sequence ATGGGAACGCTGCTGATCCGTCCGCCCGGTCACCGTCGCGACGTCACGCTGCGCCCGGCGGCCACCGCGATGGTCTGGATCGGCGAAGGCCATCCGCACGAGACGATCGCCGTCCCGGGGGTGGCCCTCGCCGACGGTGACGTGCTCGTCGCGGTCGAGATGTCGACGATCTGCGGCTCCGACGTGCACACGGTGCAGGGACGCCGATCCGCCCCGACACCCCTCGTGCTCGGTCACGAGAGTGTCGGGAGGGTGATCGCGACCGGCGACACCGGCGCGAACGCGGTCGACGGCACCCCGCTGCGCATCGGCGACCGCGTGGTGTGGTCGGTGACGATCTCGTGCGCGAGCTGTGACCGCTGCCTGCGGGGAATGCCGCAGAAGTGCCGCAGCCTCGGAAAGTACGGGCACGACCGGGTCGGTGCGCACGGCGACCTCACCGGCGCATTCGCGAGTCACGTGCAGCTGCGGGAGGGTACCGCCATCGTGCGCGTGCCCGAGGCGCTGCCGGCCGCCGTGCTCGCCCCGGCGGGGTGCGCGACGGCGACCGCGTGGGCAGCCGTGGCCAGGGCTGCCCGGGACCATGACCTCGATGGTGCCGCCGTGCGGATCCACGGTGCGGGGCTCGTCGGGCTCTCCGCCGCCGCGATCGCCGCGGAGCAGGGGGCGACGGTCGAGGTGCTCGACCCCAACCCGGACCGTCGCGCGCTCGCCGCACGGTTCGGCGCGACGAGTCTGGACCGCGAGCCCGACGTCGTGATCGAAGCCTCGGGCCACGCTGTGGGCGAGGCGCTCGCCGGGGTGACCGTCGGTGGCACGGTGGTGCTGGTCGGCAGCGTGTTCCCCGCCGATCCGGTGCCGTTCGACGCCGAGAGCATCGTGCGGCGCCTGGTCACGGTCGCCGGCATCCACAACTACACGGGAGCCGAGCTCGCCGCGGCCGTCGCGTTCCTGGCCGGACGCGGGCGTGCCTATCCGTTCGGTGACGCGGTCGGCGCGGTGCGTGGGCTGCACGAGATCGATGCCGCCCTCGAAGAAGCGACGGCAGCCGGCGCCCCCCTGCGGATCGGACTGCTCCCGGGGCACTGA
- a CDS encoding GntR family transcriptional regulator, producing MAEAVYTQIADDLRAQIAAGGLRPGDDVPTEAELAERWHTSRGPIRNALAALRGEGLIETSRGRPARVVARKANQAVDVSVPFTRWARELGVSPGAETQELSLRRAGDLAAALEVDPSDTIVSVVRLRLLDGRPTMLERLNYTEAAGRPLFDVDLDQVSITEHLSSVGHPIVTLQHVIDAVAADDQDAALLRVPRGTPILRLTRTSRDAEGRIFEASEDRYLSEVVRFTVAASGISTDGHYMRAVGG from the coding sequence GTGGCTGAAGCTGTGTACACCCAGATCGCCGACGACCTCCGCGCGCAGATCGCTGCCGGCGGACTGCGTCCTGGCGACGACGTCCCGACCGAGGCGGAGCTCGCCGAGAGATGGCATACGTCCCGCGGCCCGATCCGCAACGCGCTGGCGGCGCTGCGCGGTGAGGGCCTGATCGAGACCAGCCGCGGCCGGCCGGCCAGGGTCGTCGCCCGCAAGGCGAACCAGGCGGTGGACGTGTCGGTGCCGTTCACGCGCTGGGCCCGCGAGCTGGGCGTCTCCCCCGGGGCTGAGACGCAGGAGCTGAGCCTGCGCCGTGCCGGCGACTTGGCGGCGGCACTCGAGGTGGACCCGAGCGACACGATCGTCAGCGTTGTGCGGCTGCGCCTGCTCGACGGGCGCCCGACCATGCTCGAGCGCCTCAACTACACCGAGGCCGCGGGCCGACCTCTGTTCGATGTCGATCTCGACCAGGTGTCGATCACCGAGCACCTGTCGTCGGTCGGTCATCCGATCGTGACCCTGCAGCATGTGATCGATGCGGTGGCCGCCGATGATCAGGATGCCGCTCTGCTGCGTGTCCCGCGCGGCACGCCCATCCTGCGGCTGACCCGCACGTCCCGTGACGCGGAGGGTCGGATCTTCGAGGCCTCGGAGGACCGTTACCTGAGCGAGGTCGTGCGCTTCACGGTCGCCGCATCCGGCATCTCCACGGACGGGCATTACATGCGCGCGGTCGGCGGTTAG
- a CDS encoding DMT family transporter, with amino-acid sequence MQKPAASGPLVGVALVIGSCLSLPFGAAVAAQLFPVLGPWGVTSLRVAIAAILLVVIVRPRPGKWTRPQWLAAVLFGVSLAAMNGFFYAAIDRIPLGPAVAIEFLGPLVLAAVLTRRLADAAWVGVALLGMVALGIDGLIGAEPLDPLGLVFILIAAGFWVMYIRMSARVGALIPGSSGLAMGLVVAAVLLIPVGIPAASTVAMDPQLLLLAAITAVLSSVIPYSFELAALRRLPQRVFGVLLSLEPAFATLAGWLILGQDATPLRLLAVALVIAASVGATLGVRKDRRDGGPSGPFTAPIPLPD; translated from the coding sequence GTGCAGAAGCCCGCCGCATCCGGCCCCCTCGTGGGCGTCGCACTCGTCATCGGCTCCTGCCTCTCGCTGCCCTTCGGCGCGGCCGTCGCGGCGCAGCTGTTCCCGGTGCTCGGGCCGTGGGGCGTGACCTCGCTGCGGGTCGCGATCGCCGCGATCCTGCTCGTCGTCATCGTGCGGCCGCGGCCCGGGAAGTGGACGCGCCCGCAGTGGCTCGCCGCGGTGCTCTTCGGCGTCTCGCTGGCCGCGATGAACGGCTTCTTCTACGCGGCGATCGACCGCATCCCGCTCGGCCCCGCTGTCGCGATCGAGTTCCTCGGGCCGCTCGTGCTCGCCGCGGTGCTGACTCGTCGTCTGGCGGATGCCGCCTGGGTCGGTGTCGCCCTCCTCGGCATGGTCGCCCTGGGCATCGACGGCCTCATCGGGGCCGAGCCGCTCGACCCGTTGGGGCTCGTCTTCATCCTCATCGCGGCCGGGTTCTGGGTGATGTACATCCGCATGAGCGCCCGTGTCGGCGCCCTCATCCCCGGCAGCAGTGGCCTGGCGATGGGGCTCGTGGTGGCGGCCGTGCTGCTGATCCCGGTCGGCATCCCGGCCGCATCGACGGTCGCGATGGATCCGCAGCTGCTGCTGCTCGCCGCCATCACCGCGGTGCTGTCGTCGGTCATCCCGTATAGCTTCGAGCTGGCCGCACTGCGCCGGCTGCCCCAGCGCGTGTTCGGCGTGCTGCTGAGCCTCGAGCCGGCGTTCGCGACACTGGCCGGCTGGCTGATCCTCGGACAGGATGCGACCCCGCTGCGGCTGCTCGCGGTCGCCCTCGTGATCGCCGCCAGCGTCGGCGCGACGCTCGGCGTGCGGAAGGACCGCCGCGACGGCGGCCCCTCCGGCCCCTTCACCGCCCCGATACCGCTGCCCGACTGA
- a CDS encoding phosphonatase-like hydrolase: protein MTTPLELVVLDMAGTTVLDDGVVEQAFQRAAERTGVADRMPWAEALDYVRVTMGQSKIDVFTHLASGDRAAAERATAAFEGAYAEIVAEQGVSEIPGAADAIQELKDAGLTVVLTTGFAPVTRDALIDGLGWQDLIDLVLSPVDAGRGRPAPDLVLTALLRTQTSSVRAVAVAGDTVSDVESGRRAGAGFVAGVLTGAHDRPALSAAGADAVLSDVTALRGVLAQRELLPLVATSS from the coding sequence ATGACCACTCCTCTCGAACTCGTCGTCCTCGACATGGCGGGGACCACCGTGCTCGACGACGGCGTCGTGGAGCAGGCGTTCCAGCGCGCCGCCGAGCGCACGGGAGTCGCCGACCGGATGCCGTGGGCCGAGGCCCTCGACTACGTCCGCGTGACCATGGGCCAGTCGAAGATCGACGTCTTCACCCACCTCGCCTCCGGAGACCGGGCCGCGGCCGAGCGTGCCACCGCCGCGTTCGAGGGGGCTTACGCCGAGATCGTCGCCGAGCAGGGCGTCTCCGAGATTCCCGGCGCGGCCGACGCCATCCAGGAGCTGAAGGATGCCGGGCTCACGGTCGTGCTGACGACCGGGTTCGCCCCGGTGACCCGCGATGCCCTGATCGACGGGCTCGGCTGGCAGGACCTCATCGACCTCGTGCTGTCGCCCGTCGACGCGGGGCGCGGCCGCCCCGCACCCGACCTCGTGCTCACGGCGCTGCTGCGCACGCAGACGTCCTCCGTGCGTGCGGTCGCCGTCGCCGGAGACACCGTCAGCGACGTCGAGTCCGGGCGTCGGGCCGGTGCCGGCTTCGTCGCCGGCGTGCTCACCGGTGCCCACGACCGTCCGGCGCTGAGCGCCGCGGGGGCGGATGCCGTGTTGAGCGATGTGACGGCACTCCGCGGAGTCCTCGCCCAGCGCGAGCTGCTTCCGCTCGTCGCCACCTCCTCCTGA
- a CDS encoding ATP-dependent DNA ligase, with amino-acid sequence MGKFVYEGGVKTEIEDRALTHLQLVITAKLRRGEPFPFSWREDASVGGGRTTVWIQPGSSLVFKYFGSRQPSINRAWIEALAFTANAPSGLYLVPEPAEAGVEPGTEEVPVTPQL; translated from the coding sequence ATGGGCAAGTTCGTCTATGAAGGCGGAGTGAAGACCGAGATCGAGGACCGCGCTCTCACACACCTGCAGCTCGTCATCACCGCGAAGCTGCGCCGTGGCGAGCCGTTCCCGTTCAGCTGGCGTGAAGACGCGAGCGTCGGCGGCGGCCGCACGACGGTCTGGATCCAGCCGGGCAGCTCGCTGGTGTTCAAGTACTTCGGCAGCCGTCAGCCCTCCATCAACCGGGCGTGGATCGAGGCGCTCGCCTTCACCGCCAACGCGCCGAGCGGGCTGTACCTGGTTCCCGAACCCGCCGAGGCGGGCGTGGAACCCGGCACCGAAGAGGTCCCCGTCACGCCTCAGCTCTGA
- a CDS encoding TIGR03364 family FAD-dependent oxidoreductase gives MNGTPDTADVVVVGSGIVGLGAAYAAVRRGLRVIVVDRTEAPVGATIRNFGHLCIGAQGGEARRYADVSRALWLRLARDAGFWLRESGTLVAARHDDEIAVLEAASREGGIRLLEADELLRLAPLRADGLVGGAHIEVDLQTDPRTAATAIVRHLASLGVEFRFRTAVTAVGAGRVETTRGPIGCGSVVVAVNHDIDQLLPEVAERHGIARCALDMMRAAVSFRRPLAAPLLTGWSLVRYGRFADGVEATVLRERLHAERPDLAAIDLNQMYTQLPDGTLIIGDSHATAVAPAPFQPEAAFTAFLAEAEALFDAPAPRVIERWQGVYAKGPQEFLIDRGDDGVLVLAATTGIGMTTGLGLAEENLAAAFGWTAAMEGTS, from the coding sequence ATGAACGGCACTCCGGACACGGCCGACGTCGTGGTCGTCGGCTCGGGGATCGTCGGCCTCGGTGCGGCATACGCGGCGGTCCGTCGCGGGCTGCGCGTGATCGTGGTCGACCGCACCGAGGCCCCGGTCGGCGCCACGATCCGCAACTTCGGTCACCTCTGCATCGGCGCCCAAGGAGGGGAGGCGCGGCGCTACGCCGACGTCTCCCGCGCGCTGTGGCTGCGCCTCGCCAGAGACGCCGGCTTCTGGCTGCGCGAGTCGGGCACACTCGTGGCCGCCCGCCACGATGACGAGATCGCCGTGCTCGAGGCGGCCTCGCGCGAGGGCGGCATCCGCCTGCTCGAGGCCGACGAGCTCCTGCGTCTCGCCCCGCTCCGGGCCGACGGCCTCGTCGGCGGCGCGCACATCGAGGTCGACCTGCAGACCGATCCGCGCACCGCGGCCACCGCGATCGTGCGTCATCTCGCGAGCCTCGGCGTGGAGTTCCGCTTCCGCACCGCGGTCACCGCGGTGGGGGCGGGCCGAGTGGAGACCACCCGGGGCCCGATCGGCTGCGGAAGCGTCGTCGTCGCGGTGAACCACGACATCGACCAGTTGCTCCCCGAGGTCGCCGAGCGGCACGGGATCGCGCGCTGCGCCCTCGACATGATGCGGGCGGCGGTGTCGTTCCGGCGTCCGCTCGCCGCACCGCTGCTCACCGGCTGGTCGCTCGTGCGCTACGGGCGCTTCGCCGACGGGGTCGAGGCCACGGTGCTGCGGGAACGCCTGCATGCCGAGCGGCCCGACCTCGCCGCCATCGACCTCAATCAGATGTACACACAGCTGCCGGATGGCACGCTCATCATCGGCGACTCGCACGCGACCGCGGTCGCTCCGGCGCCCTTCCAGCCCGAGGCCGCCTTCACCGCATTCCTCGCCGAGGCCGAGGCGCTGTTCGACGCCCCGGCCCCGCGCGTGATCGAGCGGTGGCAGGGCGTCTACGCGAAGGGGCCGCAGGAGTTCCTGATCGACCGCGGCGACGACGGCGTGCTCGTGCTCGCCGCGACCACCGGCATCGGGATGACCACGGGCCTCGGCCTGGCCGAAGAGAACCTCGCCGCCGCCTTCGGGTGGACGGCAGCAATGGAAGGAACATCATGA
- the phnC gene encoding phosphonate ABC transporter ATP-binding protein has translation MTASASDALIRLDGVTKTFGTTTALKGASLEVSRGEIVVLLGLSGSGKSTLLRHLDGLEVPTAGSVEVLGSQVPSLKGRALRGLRSRVGFIFQQFELVPSLTVLENVLTGSLSGVRGPRLGLWGYSRAAKLTALEHLDRVGLLDRAYQRSDTLSGGQQQRVAIARALMQKPDILLADEPVASLDPESSEQVMALIREIAADEGLTVVCSLHQVDLAISWADRIVGLRHGEVVLDTPTTDLTKAEVMEIYGRVATTTAEIRAVQEELVVAAAQVAAS, from the coding sequence ATGACCGCCTCGGCATCCGACGCCCTCATCCGTCTCGACGGCGTGACGAAGACCTTCGGCACGACCACTGCCCTGAAGGGTGCCTCGCTCGAGGTCTCCCGCGGCGAGATCGTCGTTCTCCTCGGCCTCTCCGGCTCGGGGAAGTCGACCCTGCTGCGCCACCTCGACGGGCTCGAGGTCCCCACCGCAGGTTCGGTGGAGGTGCTCGGCTCCCAGGTTCCCTCGCTGAAGGGCCGGGCGCTCCGCGGCCTCCGCAGCCGCGTCGGGTTCATCTTCCAGCAGTTCGAGCTCGTGCCCTCGCTCACCGTGCTCGAGAACGTGCTCACCGGCTCGCTGTCGGGTGTGCGCGGACCGCGCCTCGGGCTCTGGGGCTACTCGCGGGCCGCCAAGCTCACCGCGCTCGAGCACCTCGACCGCGTGGGTCTGCTCGACCGCGCCTACCAGCGCAGCGACACCCTCTCGGGCGGACAGCAACAGCGTGTGGCCATCGCCCGCGCCCTCATGCAGAAGCCCGACATCCTGCTCGCCGACGAGCCGGTCGCCTCGCTCGACCCGGAATCGAGCGAGCAGGTCATGGCACTGATCCGCGAGATCGCCGCCGACGAAGGACTCACGGTCGTGTGCAGCCTGCACCAGGTCGACCTGGCGATCAGCTGGGCCGACCGCATCGTCGGGCTCCGCCACGGCGAGGTCGTGCTCGACACCCCCACCACCGACCTCACCAAGGCCGAGGTCATGGAGATCTACGGCCGCGTCGCGACCACCACCGCCGAGATCCGGGCCGTGCAGGAAGAGCTCGTCGTGGCGGCCGCACAGGTGGCGGCATCATGA